The Populus trichocarpa isolate Nisqually-1 chromosome 11, P.trichocarpa_v4.1, whole genome shotgun sequence genome has a segment encoding these proteins:
- the LOC7455905 gene encoding protein LIGHT-DEPENDENT SHORT HYPOCOTYLS 10, translating into MSGDQRPKDSAEGSSRSGGDHYQPQPAPLSRYESQKRRDWNTFGQYLKNQRPPVSLSQSNCNHVLDFLRYLDQFGKTKVHLHGCVFFGQPNPPAPCTCPLRQAWGSLDALIGRLRAAYEEHGGSAETNPFGNGAIRVYLREVKECQAKARGIPYKKKTKKKTQIRARNEAKPPMQSA; encoded by the coding sequence atgTCAGGTGATCAAAGGCCTAAAGATTCTGCTGAGGGCTCTTCACGATCTGGCGGCGATCACTACCAGCCTCAACCGGCTCCTTTGAGCAGGTATGAGTCGCAGAAACGGCGAGACTGGAACACTTTTGGGCAGTACTTGAAGAATCAGAGACCCCCAGTTTCACTATCTCAGAGTAATTGCAACCACGTCCTTGATTTCCTTCGGTATCTCGATCAGTTTGGCAAGACTAAGGTCCATCTACATGGCTGTGTCTTTTTTGGACAACCTAATCCTCCTGCTCCTTGTACCTGCCCTCTAAGGCAAGCTTGGGGAAGCCTTGATGCCCTAATCGGACGGCTTCGAGCAGCTTATGAGGAGCATGGAGGATCTGCAGAGACTAACCCTTTTGGAAATGGAGCTATTCGGGTTTATTTGCGTGAAGTGAAAGAGTGCCAAGCTAAGGCAAGGGGGATTCCATACAAGAAGAAAACGAAGAAGAAGACTCAAATAAGGGCAAGAAATGAAGCGAAGCCTCCTATGCAGTCAGCTTAA